In one window of Kitasatospora sp. MMS16-BH015 DNA:
- a CDS encoding family 16 glycosylhydrolase — protein MPRNHRRYAALLGALALALAPLQAAPTPAHAARPTLVWSDEFAGPEGTAPDPQHWHHVLDGQGHGNHELEDYTADPANAALDGAGHLLITARAADPAAGLTCWYGPCTYTSARLDTDGLFSAAAPGRFEARIKLPCGTGLWPAFWALGTSTDRIGWPAGGEIDVMEQIGSEPGTVHSALHGPGGFQDVTAHALPAGQRFCEDYHVYGVERRFDRVLFSVDGVVHHTVLQSQAGWRWVFNAPFYLVLDLAVGGDWPGPPDAGTVFPAVMSVDWVRVWRN, from the coding sequence GTGCCCAGGAACCACCGCCGGTACGCCGCCCTGCTGGGGGCGCTCGCCCTCGCCCTCGCGCCCCTGCAGGCGGCACCCACGCCCGCGCACGCCGCGAGGCCCACGCTGGTCTGGTCGGACGAGTTCGCCGGCCCCGAAGGCACCGCGCCGGACCCGCAGCACTGGCACCACGTGCTGGACGGCCAGGGGCACGGGAACCACGAGCTGGAGGACTACACCGCCGATCCGGCCAACGCGGCGCTGGACGGCGCCGGGCACCTGCTGATCACCGCCCGGGCGGCCGACCCGGCGGCCGGGCTCACCTGCTGGTACGGGCCGTGCACGTACACCTCGGCCCGGCTGGACACCGACGGGCTGTTCTCCGCCGCCGCGCCCGGGCGGTTCGAGGCCCGGATCAAGCTGCCCTGCGGCACCGGGCTCTGGCCCGCCTTCTGGGCGCTGGGCACCAGCACCGACCGGATCGGCTGGCCGGCCGGCGGCGAGATCGACGTGATGGAGCAGATCGGCTCGGAGCCGGGCACCGTGCACAGCGCGCTGCACGGCCCGGGCGGCTTCCAGGACGTGACCGCGCACGCGCTGCCGGCCGGGCAGCGCTTCTGCGAGGACTACCACGTCTACGGGGTGGAGCGCCGGTTCGACCGGGTGCTCTTCTCGGTGGACGGGGTGGTGCACCACACCGTGCTGCAGAGCCAGGCCGGCTGGCGCTGGGTCTTCAACGCGCCGTTCTACCTGGTGCTCGACCTCGCGGTGGGCGGCGACTGGCCCGGGCCGCCCGACGCCGGCACCGTCTTCCCCGCCGTGATGTCGGTGGACTGGGTGCGCGTCTGGCGCAACTGA
- a CDS encoding flavodoxin family protein — protein MINVAVIYYSATGSVHELAVAAAATAEQAGATVRLRRVAELAPAPLIASDPAWAAHAAATADLPVATLADLEWADAVLLGTPTLFGQPAAQIRQFIDTTGRICCRGKVVSSFVCATGPCGGHERGLPALDNAFQHWGAVIVPARRSELAGSADEFEDGTDGVEPVHAELEAITAVQTQTRRVLEVAGALGLVVRAAA, from the coding sequence GTGATCAATGTCGCCGTCATCTACTACTCCGCCACCGGCAGCGTGCACGAGCTCGCGGTGGCCGCCGCCGCCACCGCCGAGCAGGCGGGCGCCACCGTCCGGCTGCGCCGGGTGGCCGAGCTCGCCCCGGCCCCGCTGATCGCCTCCGACCCGGCCTGGGCGGCGCACGCGGCGGCCACCGCCGACCTGCCGGTGGCCACCCTGGCCGACCTGGAGTGGGCCGACGCGGTGCTGCTCGGCACACCCACCCTGTTCGGCCAACCGGCCGCCCAGATACGGCAGTTCATCGACACCACCGGCCGGATCTGCTGCCGGGGCAAGGTGGTCTCCTCCTTCGTCTGCGCCACCGGCCCGTGCGGAGGCCACGAGCGCGGCCTGCCCGCCCTGGACAACGCCTTCCAGCACTGGGGTGCCGTGATCGTGCCCGCCCGCCGCTCCGAACTCGCGGGCTCCGCCGACGAGTTCGAGGACGGCACGGACGGCGTGGAGCCGGTGCACGCCGAGCTGGAGGCGATCACCGCCGTGCAGACCCAGACCCGCCGGGTGCTGGAGGTGGCCGGCGCGCTCGGCCTGGTCGTCCGGGCCGCCGCCTGA
- a CDS encoding substrate-binding domain-containing protein, with the protein MSRPRPHRSAAVLGLVAAFGATACSSGGSDGAAPMATGRITLTYLQKQGDQGYFKTEATGARAKAAQLGVDLKVVDLGTDPRRAVHEVQAAAQGGSNGVIAVLPDPAAGPDVVQAANDARLPLLTSDDQVCASDPDPSACKKTDLVPRIGFNGSQLGAAIGKRSAEEYTKAGWSQSDTRIVSLWKFDVTVCTDRMNAAKDTFINTAGASIQKLDVPTDNTVDGAKAQLAQLIRAQAGVRHWIVWGCNDENVQGGIDALQAAGVPTESILGVGLGAYLACQDWQAGKPTGMKAALFINGSDVGARAVQTMYDRLRKGTPFPAEVAVTPQMVDAAGWRSSGLGCG; encoded by the coding sequence ATGTCCAGACCCCGTCCTCACCGGTCCGCCGCCGTCCTCGGACTGGTCGCCGCCTTCGGCGCCACCGCCTGTTCCTCCGGTGGCAGCGACGGCGCGGCGCCGATGGCGACCGGGCGGATCACCCTCACGTACCTCCAGAAGCAGGGCGACCAGGGGTACTTCAAGACCGAGGCGACCGGCGCCCGGGCCAAGGCGGCCCAACTCGGCGTGGACCTCAAGGTGGTCGACCTGGGCACCGACCCCCGGCGCGCGGTGCACGAGGTGCAGGCCGCCGCCCAGGGCGGCAGCAACGGGGTGATCGCGGTGCTGCCCGACCCGGCCGCCGGGCCGGACGTGGTGCAGGCGGCGAACGACGCCAGGCTGCCGCTGCTGACCTCGGACGACCAGGTCTGCGCGAGCGACCCGGACCCGTCCGCCTGCAAGAAGACCGACCTGGTGCCCCGGATCGGCTTCAACGGCAGCCAGCTCGGCGCCGCGATCGGCAAGCGCAGCGCCGAGGAGTACACCAAGGCCGGCTGGTCGCAGTCGGACACCCGGATCGTCTCGCTCTGGAAGTTCGACGTGACGGTCTGCACCGACCGGATGAACGCCGCCAAGGACACCTTCATCAACACCGCCGGGGCCAGCATCCAGAAGCTGGACGTGCCGACCGACAACACCGTGGACGGCGCCAAGGCGCAGCTCGCCCAGCTGATCCGGGCCCAGGCCGGCGTGCGGCACTGGATCGTCTGGGGCTGCAACGACGAGAACGTGCAGGGCGGGATCGACGCGCTCCAGGCCGCCGGGGTGCCCACCGAGTCGATCCTCGGGGTGGGCCTGGGCGCCTACCTGGCCTGCCAGGACTGGCAGGCGGGCAAGCCGACCGGGATGAAGGCGGCCCTGTTCATCAACGGCTCCGACGTGGGCGCCCGGGCCGTCCAGACCATGTACGACCGGCTGCGCAAGGGCACGCCCTTCCCTGCCGAGGTGGCCGTCACCCCGCAGATGGTGGACGCGGCCGGCTGGCGCTCCTCCGGCCTCGGCTGCGGCTGA
- a CDS encoding enoyl-CoA hydratase, whose product MELERMGEYGTILVERKGRVGVITLNRPEALNALNNQLMNEVVAAATAFDRDPEIGAMIITGSEKAFAAGADIKEMQTNTFPEVYLDDWLGPWDRLGQLRKPVVAAVAGYALGGGCELAMLCDVLLAADTAKFGQPEIKLGVIPGIGGSQRLTRAVGKAKAMELCLTGRMMGAEEAERAGLVSRIVPAAELQAEALKVAETIAAMSTPAAVAMKESVNRAFETTLAEGVRFERRLFHAAFATADQKEGMTAFAEKRPPKFENR is encoded by the coding sequence ATGGAGCTGGAACGCATGGGCGAGTACGGGACGATCCTGGTCGAGCGCAAGGGGCGGGTCGGGGTCATCACCCTCAACCGGCCGGAGGCCCTCAACGCACTCAACAACCAGCTGATGAACGAGGTGGTGGCCGCCGCCACCGCCTTCGACCGCGACCCCGAGATCGGTGCGATGATCATCACCGGTTCGGAGAAGGCTTTTGCCGCCGGCGCGGACATCAAGGAGATGCAGACCAACACCTTCCCCGAGGTCTACCTGGACGACTGGCTGGGCCCCTGGGACCGCCTGGGCCAGCTCCGCAAGCCCGTGGTGGCCGCCGTGGCCGGGTACGCGCTGGGCGGTGGCTGTGAGCTCGCCATGCTCTGTGATGTCCTGCTGGCCGCCGACACCGCGAAGTTCGGGCAGCCCGAGATCAAGCTGGGCGTCATCCCCGGCATCGGCGGCTCCCAGCGGCTGACCCGCGCCGTCGGCAAGGCCAAGGCGATGGAGCTCTGCCTGACCGGCCGGATGATGGGCGCGGAGGAGGCCGAGCGCGCGGGCCTGGTCTCCCGGATCGTCCCCGCCGCCGAGCTCCAGGCCGAGGCCCTCAAGGTGGCCGAGACCATCGCCGCCATGTCCACCCCTGCTGCGGTGGCCATGAAGGAGAGCGTCAACCGCGCCTTCGAGACCACCCTCGCGGAGGGCGTCCGCTTCGAGCGCCGCCTCTTCCACGCCGCCTTCGCCACGGCGGACCAGAAGGAGGGCATGACGGCCTTCGCCGAGAAGCGCCCGCCCAAGTTCGAAAACCGGTAG
- a CDS encoding FAD/NAD(P)-binding domain-containing protein, whose product MSKSQIEICIVGAGPRGLSVLERLCANERHSPTHPLVTVHVVDPAAPGAGAVWRPQQSRHLLMNTVASQITVYTDHSVRIDGPIEPGPSLYEWAKSLLEPGGRGEADDVTLAEARDLGPNTYPSRAFYGSYLNASFLRVVQNAPAHVMVLVHRSRAVAMSDVYGVAGGPQGVRLEDGTRLNQLDAIVLAQGHVPARLTAREERTAALARIHHLAYITPANPADLDLADIRPGENVLIRGLGLSFFDHLALLTSGRGGHFVRAGGRLTYRPSGFEPKLYASSRRGVPYHARGENEKGPYGRYHPQLLTADYIEVLRKRAGSEDPVQFSLDLWPLISREVETVYYQTLLDSHGRPADGEELADRYLAADLESELEALLDEFEVPVEERWSWAELSRPYGDRVFADRAEFREWLLDHLRRDVRAAHLGNLSGPLKAALDVLRDLRNEIRLAVDHGGLDGDSHRDDLEGWYTPLNAFLSIGPPASRVEEMIALIEAGVLELTGPQTVVRIDVAGGTYVMNSEAVPGPPVRSTVLIEARLPEPDLRRTADPLLLHLLKTEQATTFRIDGQDGTSYETGGLAVTERPYRLVDARGRAHPRRFAYGVPTEAVHWVTAAGIRPGVDSVTLGDSDSIARAALALAPVAHVPAEVRPPYAEEALAGVIV is encoded by the coding sequence ATGAGCAAGAGTCAGATCGAGATCTGCATCGTCGGCGCCGGCCCCCGGGGGCTCTCCGTCCTCGAGCGCCTGTGCGCCAACGAGCGGCACTCCCCCACGCACCCGCTGGTGACCGTGCACGTGGTCGACCCGGCGGCGCCCGGGGCAGGAGCGGTGTGGCGCCCCCAGCAGTCGCGCCACCTCCTGATGAACACCGTGGCCTCCCAGATCACCGTCTACACCGACCACAGCGTCCGGATCGACGGCCCGATCGAGCCGGGCCCGAGCCTCTACGAGTGGGCCAAGAGCCTGCTGGAGCCGGGCGGCCGGGGCGAGGCCGACGACGTCACCCTCGCCGAGGCCCGCGACCTGGGCCCCAACACCTACCCGAGCCGGGCCTTCTACGGCAGCTACCTGAACGCCAGCTTCCTGCGGGTCGTCCAGAACGCCCCCGCGCACGTGATGGTGCTGGTGCACCGCAGCCGGGCGGTGGCCATGTCCGACGTGTACGGGGTGGCCGGCGGCCCGCAGGGCGTCCGGCTGGAGGACGGCACCCGGCTCAACCAGCTGGACGCCATCGTGCTGGCCCAGGGCCACGTGCCGGCCCGGCTCACCGCCCGCGAGGAGCGGACGGCGGCGCTGGCCCGGATCCACCACCTCGCCTACATCACCCCCGCCAACCCGGCCGACCTCGACCTGGCCGACATCCGGCCCGGCGAGAACGTGCTGATCCGGGGCCTCGGGCTCAGCTTCTTCGACCACCTGGCCCTGCTCACCTCCGGCCGGGGCGGCCACTTCGTCCGCGCGGGCGGACGGCTCACCTACCGCCCCTCCGGCTTCGAGCCCAAGCTCTACGCCAGCTCCCGCCGGGGCGTGCCGTACCACGCGCGCGGCGAGAACGAGAAGGGCCCGTACGGGCGTTACCACCCCCAGCTGCTCACCGCCGACTACATCGAGGTGCTGCGCAAGCGGGCCGGCAGCGAGGACCCGGTGCAGTTCAGCCTCGACCTGTGGCCGCTGATCAGCCGCGAGGTGGAGACGGTCTACTACCAGACCCTGCTCGACTCGCACGGCCGGCCGGCCGACGGCGAGGAGCTGGCCGACCGCTACCTCGCGGCCGACCTGGAGTCCGAACTCGAGGCGCTGCTCGACGAGTTCGAGGTGCCGGTGGAAGAGCGCTGGTCCTGGGCCGAGCTCTCCCGGCCGTACGGCGACCGGGTCTTCGCCGACCGGGCCGAATTCCGCGAGTGGCTGCTGGACCACCTGCGCCGGGACGTCCGGGCCGCCCACCTGGGCAACCTGAGCGGCCCGCTCAAGGCCGCCCTGGACGTGCTGCGCGACCTGCGCAACGAGATCCGGCTGGCCGTCGACCACGGCGGCCTGGACGGCGACTCGCACCGGGACGACCTGGAGGGCTGGTACACCCCGCTCAACGCCTTCCTCTCGATCGGGCCGCCGGCCTCGCGGGTCGAGGAGATGATCGCGCTGATCGAGGCGGGCGTGCTGGAGCTGACCGGCCCGCAGACCGTGGTGCGGATCGACGTCGCCGGCGGCACCTACGTGATGAACTCCGAGGCGGTGCCCGGCCCGCCGGTGCGCTCCACGGTGCTGATCGAGGCCCGGTTGCCCGAGCCGGACCTGCGCCGCACCGCCGACCCGCTACTGCTGCACCTGCTCAAGACCGAACAGGCCACCACCTTCCGGATCGACGGCCAGGACGGCACCAGCTACGAGACCGGCGGCCTGGCCGTCACTGAGCGCCCCTACCGGCTGGTCGACGCCAGGGGCCGGGCCCACCCGCGCCGGTTCGCCTACGGCGTGCCGACCGAGGCCGTGCACTGGGTCACCGCGGCGGGCATCCGCCCGGGCGTGGACTCGGTGACCCTGGGCGATTCGGACTCGATCGCCCGGGCGGCGCTCGCGCTGGCCCCGGTGGCACACGTACCGGCCGAGGTGCGGCCGCCGTACGCCGAGGAGGCGCTCGCCGGGGTGATCGTCTGA
- a CDS encoding enoyl-CoA hydratase/isomerase family protein, with translation MSTDVRLSIEQGAGRIRLDRPRALNSLTYGMVREIHAALTEWAADGAVRSVVLSGAGERGLCAGADIRALHDSAKAGGGEARGFFRDEYRLNHLISRYPKPYLAVMDGITMGGGVGISAHANLRVVTERSAVAMPETRIGLMPDVGGSRLLGRAPGEIGTHLALTAAAMTGGDALYCGFADHFVPSAALPELLAAADPVAALPEYTAEAPESPLAAQRAWIDECYAADTVEEIVARLQAAGLPEAKEAAELILAHSPTALKVTLAALRLARRHADLAETLTQEYRLSVHALTHPDLPEGIRAQVIDKDRNPRWTPATLAEVTAADVAAFFAVPAEGELELSTSR, from the coding sequence ATGAGCACCGACGTACGGCTGTCCATCGAGCAGGGGGCCGGGCGGATCCGGTTGGACCGGCCGCGGGCTCTCAACTCGTTGACGTACGGGATGGTCCGGGAGATCCACGCGGCGTTGACGGAGTGGGCGGCCGACGGGGCGGTGCGGTCGGTGGTGCTGAGCGGGGCGGGGGAGCGGGGGCTCTGTGCCGGGGCTGACATCCGGGCCTTGCACGACAGTGCGAAGGCCGGGGGCGGGGAGGCGCGGGGGTTCTTCCGGGACGAGTACCGGCTGAACCACCTGATCTCGCGGTACCCGAAGCCGTACCTGGCCGTGATGGACGGGATCACCATGGGCGGCGGGGTCGGGATCTCCGCGCACGCGAACCTGCGGGTGGTGACGGAGCGTTCGGCCGTGGCGATGCCGGAGACCCGGATCGGGCTGATGCCGGACGTCGGCGGCAGCCGGCTGCTCGGGCGGGCCCCCGGGGAGATCGGGACCCACCTGGCGCTCACGGCTGCCGCGATGACCGGCGGCGACGCGCTGTACTGCGGCTTCGCCGACCACTTCGTGCCCTCCGCCGCGCTGCCCGAGCTGCTGGCCGCCGCGGATCCGGTGGCCGCGCTGCCCGAGTACACGGCCGAGGCTCCCGAGTCGCCGCTGGCGGCGCAGCGGGCCTGGATCGACGAGTGCTACGCGGCCGACACGGTGGAGGAGATCGTGGCCCGGCTGCAGGCGGCCGGTCTGCCGGAGGCCAAGGAGGCCGCCGAGCTGATCCTGGCCCACTCACCGACGGCCCTCAAGGTGACCCTGGCCGCCCTGCGGCTGGCCCGGCGCCACGCCGACCTGGCCGAGACCCTCACCCAGGAGTACCGCCTCTCGGTCCACGCCCTCACCCACCCCGACCTCCCCGAGGGCATCCGCGCCCAGGTGATCGACAAGGACCGCAACCCCCGCTGGACCCCGGCCACCCTGGCCGAGGTGACGGCGGCCGACGTGGCGGCCTTCTTCGCCGTGCCGGCCGAGGGGGAGCTGGAGCTTTCAACGTCCCGCTGA
- a CDS encoding NAD-binding protein, which yields MTHEGWGALPVEPYGNHYLVCGGNALAHRLVRELVEQYEVPVVVLVPELTRDHAPQIAALPGVAAVLEYGSLTAEALRAAGVERARGIALVDGSDQDNIHAALQAQTHNPGIRIVLRMFNQRLSEHIGRLLPNCAALSGSATAAPAFANGALSRPNTVRVGDRYLYVAYDDDIQSNQICVVADQIDRHDIGKLRLLPEARHRSAEFIALAQRTASDGPVELPRAVEGEPAAAASAGGIAALQTLGSEPPVAIPWWRRLSWGLLDALRFFTSARLRLLLITAFTAVLLSAGVIWYFTGQFGWTVYLTLLDMAGAAQPDQGAHASASDALQRVAQVLITFCGITFMPVFTAIVVDALATGRRGLPKAPGAGTRDHVVVVGLGNVGTRVATLVREAGVPVVCVERDPQARGIAAVRALGLPVLVGDAPLESQLLRARVQHCRALVAVTPDDATNLEAALEARALRGEVRIVVRLFDDDFAQHVYATLGNVASRSVSYLSAPAFAAALMGREVLGTLSVYRHVLLIAELAADEGSGLLGLNLNEIEHGGGVRVIAVRLARRPDDYQWNYADRARRLTPGDHVVVAATRGGLARLSTPPEPMADAS from the coding sequence ATGACGCATGAAGGGTGGGGGGCCCTGCCGGTCGAGCCGTACGGCAACCATTACCTCGTCTGCGGCGGCAACGCACTGGCCCACCGGCTCGTCCGCGAGCTGGTCGAGCAGTACGAGGTCCCCGTGGTCGTCCTGGTGCCCGAACTGACGCGCGATCACGCGCCGCAGATAGCGGCCCTGCCCGGGGTCGCCGCCGTGCTGGAGTACGGCAGCCTGACCGCCGAGGCGCTGCGCGCCGCCGGGGTGGAGCGGGCGCGCGGCATCGCCCTCGTGGACGGCTCCGACCAGGACAACATCCACGCCGCGCTCCAGGCCCAGACCCACAACCCGGGCATCCGGATCGTGCTGCGGATGTTCAACCAGCGGCTCAGCGAGCACATCGGCCGGCTGCTGCCGAACTGCGCCGCCCTCTCCGGCTCGGCCACCGCCGCGCCGGCCTTCGCCAACGGCGCGCTCAGCCGCCCCAACACGGTGCGGGTCGGCGACCGCTACCTCTACGTGGCCTACGACGATGACATCCAGTCCAACCAGATCTGCGTGGTGGCCGACCAGATCGACCGCCACGACATAGGGAAGCTCCGCCTGCTGCCCGAGGCCCGCCACCGCTCCGCCGAGTTCATCGCACTCGCCCAGCGGACGGCCTCGGACGGGCCGGTCGAACTGCCCCGCGCGGTGGAGGGCGAGCCGGCGGCCGCCGCGTCGGCCGGGGGCATCGCCGCCCTGCAGACCCTGGGCAGCGAACCACCGGTGGCCATCCCCTGGTGGCGCCGACTGAGCTGGGGCCTGCTGGACGCCCTGCGGTTCTTCACCAGCGCCCGGCTGCGGCTGCTGCTGATCACCGCGTTCACCGCGGTGCTGCTCTCGGCCGGCGTGATCTGGTACTTCACCGGCCAGTTCGGCTGGACGGTCTACCTCACCCTGCTCGACATGGCGGGCGCCGCCCAACCCGACCAGGGCGCCCACGCCTCGGCCTCCGACGCCCTGCAACGTGTCGCCCAGGTCCTGATCACCTTCTGCGGCATCACCTTCATGCCGGTCTTCACCGCCATCGTGGTCGACGCCCTCGCCACCGGCCGCCGCGGCCTCCCCAAGGCCCCCGGCGCCGGCACCCGCGACCACGTGGTCGTGGTCGGCCTCGGCAACGTCGGCACCCGGGTCGCCACCCTGGTCCGCGAGGCCGGCGTCCCGGTGGTCTGCGTCGAACGCGACCCGCAGGCCCGTGGCATCGCCGCCGTCCGTGCCCTCGGCCTCCCCGTCCTGGTGGGCGACGCCCCGCTGGAGAGCCAGCTGCTGCGGGCCCGCGTCCAGCACTGCCGGGCGCTGGTCGCCGTCACCCCGGACGACGCGACCAACCTGGAGGCGGCGCTGGAGGCGCGGGCCCTGCGGGGCGAAGTCCGGATCGTGGTCCGCCTGTTCGACGACGACTTCGCCCAGCACGTCTACGCCACCCTGGGCAACGTCGCCTCCCGCTCGGTCTCCTACCTCTCGGCCCCGGCCTTCGCGGCGGCCCTGATGGGCCGTGAGGTGCTCGGCACCCTCTCGGTCTACCGCCACGTCCTGCTGATCGCCGAACTGGCCGCCGACGAAGGCTCCGGCCTCCTGGGCCTCAACCTCAACGAGATCGAACACGGCGGCGGCGTCCGGGTGATAGCCGTCCGCCTGGCCCGCCGCCCCGACGACTACCAGTGGAACTACGCCGACCGGGCCCGCCGCCTCACCCCCGGCGACCACGTGGTCGTCGCCGCCACCCGCGGCGGCCTGGCCCGGCTGAGCACTCCGCCGGAGCCCATGGCAGATGCTTCATGA
- a CDS encoding carbohydrate ABC transporter permease: MATQAYVLKPRLRPRTLVTAAVAWLLAALFLLPYLEMIVTALRPADELRDATYLPKHFAWSNFVNVWSDSTLGTNLRVTLLVAGGSTLLVLLVALPAAYYTARMKYRGRQLFLLLVLVTQMFQPTSLLVGLYREFYQFHMLNSVWTLIICNAAFNLAFAIWILTAYISSIPGELEEAAQIDGLGRLGALRRVTIPLAMPGIVTAVIFTFISAWNEFVMGLRLTTIPSSQPLTVGINNFIGNYTVQWNYLFAGSVVAIVPVVILFAFIERQVVSGLTAGSVK, translated from the coding sequence ATGGCCACGCAAGCCTACGTACTCAAGCCCCGGTTGCGCCCGCGCACGCTGGTCACCGCCGCGGTGGCCTGGCTGCTGGCCGCGCTCTTCCTGCTGCCCTACCTGGAGATGATCGTCACCGCGCTGCGGCCGGCCGACGAGCTGCGCGACGCGACGTACCTGCCCAAGCACTTCGCCTGGTCCAACTTCGTCAACGTCTGGTCCGACTCCACCCTCGGCACCAACCTGCGCGTCACCCTGCTGGTGGCCGGCGGCTCCACGCTGCTCGTCCTGCTGGTCGCGCTGCCCGCCGCCTACTACACCGCGCGGATGAAGTACCGGGGCCGGCAGCTCTTCCTGCTGCTCGTGCTGGTCACCCAGATGTTCCAGCCCACCTCGCTGCTGGTCGGCCTCTACCGCGAGTTCTACCAGTTCCACATGCTCAACTCGGTCTGGACGCTGATCATCTGCAACGCCGCCTTCAACCTGGCGTTCGCGATCTGGATCCTCACCGCCTACATCTCCTCCATTCCCGGCGAGTTGGAGGAGGCCGCCCAGATCGACGGCCTCGGCCGACTCGGCGCACTGCGGCGGGTGACCATCCCGCTGGCCATGCCGGGCATCGTCACCGCCGTCATCTTCACCTTCATCTCGGCCTGGAACGAGTTCGTGATGGGCCTGCGGCTCACCACCATCCCCAGCAGCCAGCCCCTGACGGTCGGCATCAACAACTTCATCGGCAACTACACCGTCCAGTGGAACTACCTGTTCGCCGGCTCCGTGGTCGCCATCGTCCCGGTGGTCATCCTCTTCGCCTTCATCGAACGCCAGGTCGTCTCCGGCCTGACCGCCGGCTCGGTCAAGTAG
- a CDS encoding aminotransferase class V-fold PLP-dependent enzyme has product MTDTGPLSGLRAEEFPYLDAHGEAYLDYTGAALAPVSLVRGSAERLTGRAYGNPHTASPASLASTGLLTEARRAMLDFCGAAPEEYAVVFTPNATGALRLVAEAFPFGPHRPLALLRDNHNSVLGLRCHAAAAGAPVRVLPLGPELRAEATAVTAALAAGPPGLFAYPAQSNATGVRHSLDWVSEARRQGWAVLLDAAALLPTAGLDLTACQADFVAFSWYKITGYPSGVGCLLARHEALAALRRPWFAGGTVRVSAAAPAWHLPAPPPEGFEDGTTAFLALPDVTAAAHWHGRIGYPALAAHSTLLTRRLLDGLTTLRHPGGEPAARILGPAGTADRGPTVAFHLLRPDGTPLDERLAQAATAAAGISVRTGCFCNPGVGEQQNGLTADRIGKALRGGAPLTTADYLRRLGRPVVGAIRASVGAASNAADVDRLLTVCAELVACSPAEPAEPRPGC; this is encoded by the coding sequence GTGACTGACACCGGTCCACTGAGCGGCCTGCGAGCCGAGGAGTTCCCGTACCTGGATGCGCACGGTGAGGCGTACCTGGATTACACCGGGGCCGCCTTGGCGCCGGTCTCGCTGGTGCGGGGCAGCGCCGAGCGGCTGACCGGGCGGGCGTACGGGAACCCGCACACGGCCAGCCCCGCCTCGCTGGCCTCCACCGGGCTGCTGACCGAGGCCCGGCGGGCCATGCTCGACTTCTGCGGCGCCGCGCCCGAGGAGTACGCGGTGGTCTTCACCCCGAACGCCACCGGGGCGCTCCGGCTGGTCGCCGAGGCCTTCCCGTTCGGGCCGCATCGCCCGCTCGCGCTGCTCCGCGACAACCACAACTCCGTGCTCGGCCTGCGCTGCCACGCGGCCGCCGCCGGTGCCCCGGTGCGGGTGCTGCCGCTCGGCCCGGAGCTGCGGGCCGAGGCCACGGCGGTGACCGCCGCGCTGGCGGCCGGCCCGCCCGGCCTGTTCGCCTACCCCGCCCAGTCCAACGCGACCGGGGTGCGACACTCGCTCGACTGGGTGAGTGAGGCCCGGCGGCAGGGCTGGGCCGTGCTGCTGGACGCCGCCGCCCTGCTGCCCACCGCCGGGCTCGACCTCACCGCCTGCCAGGCCGACTTCGTGGCTTTCTCCTGGTACAAGATCACCGGCTACCCGAGCGGGGTGGGCTGCCTGCTCGCCCGGCACGAGGCGCTGGCGGCGCTGCGCCGTCCCTGGTTCGCCGGCGGCACTGTCCGGGTCTCCGCCGCCGCCCCCGCCTGGCACCTGCCCGCCCCGCCGCCGGAGGGCTTCGAGGACGGCACCACCGCCTTCCTCGCCCTCCCCGACGTGACCGCCGCCGCCCACTGGCACGGCCGGATCGGCTACCCCGCCCTCGCCGCCCACAGCACCCTGCTGACCCGCCGTCTGCTCGACGGCCTGACCACCCTGCGCCACCCCGGTGGCGAGCCTGCCGCCCGCATCCTCGGCCCGGCCGGGACGGCCGACCGGGGCCCCACGGTCGCCTTCCATCTGCTGCGGCCCGACGGCACCCCGTTGGACGAACGCCTGGCCCAGGCTGCCACGGCCGCCGCCGGGATCAGCGTACGGACCGGCTGCTTCTGCAACCCCGGCGTGGGCGAGCAGCAGAACGGCCTGACGGCCGATCGGATCGGCAAGGCACTGCGCGGGGGCGCCCCACTCACCACCGCCGACTATCTGCGCCGACTCGGGCGGCCGGTGGTGGGCGCGATCCGCGCCTCGGTCGGCGCGGCCAGCAACGCGGCGGACGTGGATCGGCTGCTCACCGTCTGTGCCGAGCTGGTCGCCTGCTCCCCCGCCGAACCCGCCGAGCCCCGGCCCGGCTGCTGA